The following are from one region of the Desulfuromonas sp. TF genome:
- a CDS encoding HD domain-containing protein, protein MPAQDERKAQRLINEIMELLVTHYGGGLSEADLDLQIDGLHRAIEVARRSHSKQLRKSGEPYFFHPLRVAHLAARHWMDFASVMAAILHDVVEDTPVTLAEVEASFGDEVALLVHGLTKATDKNLSREALKAETYRRQLLVAIKDVRVLCLKFWDRMDNLQTISALNPEKQSLIAEETRAVYVPLSRHLGMGHVASELDALSLNILYPRRAVRYARTVMAVQDQVGPQLRKIRSEIHNAFEHHKIPVLLKDHWRRFSIAGAQTMSRGFSTLYTLEVQVDRIMDAYLALGLLHRLYPSIPGKLRDHLNVPSQFGYQALKTTVQAGEYRMRVEITTRKLARFNEAGVLAPGFEFRRSNFQDLMKSLCDGGAAFDPEGLRLASASIQVYTPLGDMRTLPEGSSALDFAFDIHEELGLHAWRARINGQTRLLRSRLMDGDQVAIERSETPQVLPKWLEWAVTPRARNSIRRYLRSRVQEGAAAS, encoded by the coding sequence ATGCCAGCCCAGGATGAACGCAAGGCACAGCGCTTGATCAATGAGATCATGGAGCTACTGGTGACCCACTATGGCGGGGGGCTGAGCGAGGCTGATCTTGATCTCCAGATCGATGGGTTGCACCGGGCTATAGAGGTAGCGCGCAGATCCCATTCGAAACAGCTGCGAAAATCAGGTGAACCGTACTTTTTCCATCCTCTGCGGGTCGCTCACCTGGCCGCCCGCCACTGGATGGATTTTGCTTCGGTGATGGCCGCCATTCTTCACGACGTGGTGGAAGATACGCCGGTAACCCTGGCTGAGGTCGAGGCGTCTTTTGGCGACGAGGTGGCGCTTCTGGTCCACGGCCTCACCAAGGCGACGGACAAGAACCTCAGCCGGGAGGCGCTCAAGGCGGAAACCTATCGCCGGCAGTTGCTGGTCGCCATCAAGGATGTACGGGTTCTCTGCCTCAAATTCTGGGACCGGATGGACAACCTGCAGACCATCAGCGCGCTTAATCCGGAAAAGCAGTCGCTGATCGCCGAAGAGACCCGTGCCGTTTACGTTCCCCTTTCCCGGCATCTGGGGATGGGACACGTGGCTTCCGAACTGGATGCTCTCTCGCTCAACATCCTTTATCCCCGCCGTGCCGTCCGCTATGCCAGGACCGTCATGGCGGTCCAGGATCAGGTTGGTCCCCAACTGAGGAAGATCCGTTCCGAAATCCATAATGCGTTCGAACATCATAAAATTCCCGTTCTTCTCAAGGACCATTGGCGGCGTTTTTCCATCGCCGGCGCCCAAACGATGAGCCGCGGATTTTCAACCCTCTACACACTTGAAGTTCAGGTAGACCGAATCATGGATGCCTATCTGGCCCTTGGCCTCCTGCATAGGCTCTACCCATCCATTCCCGGGAAACTGAGGGATCATCTGAATGTCCCCTCCCAATTCGGCTACCAGGCTCTGAAAACCACCGTCCAGGCCGGCGAATACAGAATGCGGGTCGAGATAACCACCCGTAAACTCGCTCGCTTCAACGAAGCGGGTGTTCTAGCTCCGGGTTTTGAATTCCGCAGGTCCAATTTCCAGGACCTTATGAAATCCCTCTGTGATGGAGGGGCGGCTTTCGACCCTGAAGGCCTGCGTCTGGCGTCCGCTTCGATTCAGGTCTACACGCCCCTGGGCGACATGCGGACCCTTCCGGAGGGGAGTAGTGCCCTTGATTTCGCCTTCGACATTCACGAGGAACTCGGACTGCATGCCTGGCGGGCCCGTATCAACGGCCAGACTCGTCTTCTCAGGTCCCGGCTCATGGACGGTGATCAAGTGGCCATCGAAAGAAGCGAAACTCCTCAGGTTCTGCCCAAATGGCTGGAGTGGGCGGTGACTCCCAGGGCGCGCAACAGTATCCGACGCTATCTCCGAAGCCGGGTCCAGGAAGGCGCGGCGGCGTCCTGA
- a CDS encoding polysaccharide deacetylase family protein has product MIFKLCSCLFLFALLLPVSPAPAGQANIFVYHHFGDDRYPSTNISLDVFTAQLQLLKEKEHVVLPLEEVVRRIREDRELPERCTVLTVDDAYVSFLTGAMPLLRRYGYPVTLFVSTGSVGSPGYLNWDQLRSLAREGVAMGNHTVSHPYLLNRKTKENDREWRQRVRREITEAQEKLERELGEAPSFFAYPFGEYGPEVVEIVREFGFLGALGQQSGVAYSGNDPSVFPRFPMGGPYATLEGFEQKAAMKALPVQVISPTSPVVGEENPPTLEIRIEGGGIDLTRLRCFVQGQEEGEITPVPGDAGRFRVRAVSPLAGRRNKYTLTAPGRGTGQWYWFSQLWVFTDRPDS; this is encoded by the coding sequence ATGATCTTTAAGCTTTGCTCCTGCCTGTTTCTTTTCGCCCTCCTTCTTCCCGTTTCGCCCGCCCCGGCCGGTCAGGCCAACATCTTCGTCTATCACCATTTCGGCGACGATCGCTATCCATCCACCAATATCTCCCTCGATGTTTTTACTGCGCAATTGCAGCTGCTCAAGGAGAAGGAGCATGTCGTTCTGCCTCTGGAAGAGGTCGTCAGAAGGATCCGGGAAGATCGTGAATTGCCGGAACGCTGCACGGTCCTGACCGTAGACGACGCCTATGTTTCTTTTCTGACCGGTGCCATGCCATTGCTGCGGCGCTACGGCTATCCGGTCACTCTTTTCGTCAGCACCGGCTCCGTCGGAAGTCCCGGCTACCTCAATTGGGACCAGCTGCGGAGCCTGGCCCGGGAAGGGGTCGCGATGGGCAATCATACGGTGTCCCATCCCTACCTGTTGAACAGGAAAACGAAAGAGAATGACCGGGAATGGCGGCAGAGGGTGCGGCGGGAGATAACCGAGGCCCAGGAAAAGCTTGAAAGGGAGCTGGGAGAAGCGCCCTCCTTCTTCGCTTATCCCTTTGGGGAATATGGGCCGGAGGTGGTTGAGATCGTCCGGGAGTTCGGGTTCCTGGGGGCTCTGGGGCAGCAGTCGGGAGTGGCGTATTCTGGAAACGACCCTTCTGTGTTCCCTCGTTTTCCCATGGGAGGACCTTATGCCACTCTTGAAGGGTTTGAGCAGAAAGCGGCAATGAAGGCACTGCCCGTGCAGGTGATCTCGCCGACGAGTCCAGTGGTTGGAGAGGAAAACCCACCGACTCTGGAGATTCGAATCGAGGGGGGCGGCATCGATCTGACCCGTCTTCGTTGTTTCGTCCAGGGTCAGGAGGAAGGGGAAATCACCCCCGTTCCCGGGGATGCCGGCCGCTTCAGGGTACGGGCAGTGAGCCCCCTGGCAGGAAGACGCAACAAGTACACTCTGACAGCGCCCGGAAGGGGGACAGGGCAGTGGTACTGGTTCAGCCAGTTATGGGTTTTCACGGACCGGCCGGACTCGTGA
- a CDS encoding glucosaminidase domain-containing protein yields the protein MIKHPASLLFILLIFSILAGGCTEKHGSPRGIESLPEAFSPATYGELKKVFASRDYDWNTIEQGVPHLILERLPADLNSISRLTEKKRVFFLSLLPMVLMANEEILEKREMLGQIFRLYDADFPLDSDQTAAVVSLSREYGLGENPLTSIAARRKLMRRVDIIPPSMALAQAATESAYGTSRFALQGNNLFGEWTFAPGTGLVPRERPADETYEVRRFETLYDSVQSYMRNLNTHRAYHGFRVHRAHLRAAGLPLRGTALARGLENYSSRKEAYVEDIRAIIRLNHLPILSSATLRKNISSVHSPSGSGSGLLASMVRSSRVRPVRENP from the coding sequence CATCCTGCATCCCTATTATTTATTCTTCTGATTTTCTCCATCCTCGCCGGAGGCTGCACGGAAAAACACGGCAGCCCCCGTGGGATTGAGTCCCTTCCCGAAGCCTTCTCTCCTGCCACTTACGGGGAGCTGAAAAAGGTTTTCGCCTCCCGTGATTATGACTGGAATACGATCGAGCAGGGTGTTCCTCACCTGATTCTCGAAAGACTCCCGGCCGACCTCAACAGCATTTCCCGACTGACGGAGAAAAAACGGGTTTTCTTTCTTTCCCTACTCCCGATGGTTCTCATGGCAAACGAGGAGATCCTGGAAAAGAGGGAAATGCTGGGGCAGATTTTCCGTCTCTACGATGCCGACTTCCCCCTCGATTCCGATCAGACCGCCGCGGTGGTTTCGCTTTCACGGGAATACGGCCTGGGTGAAAACCCGCTGACGAGTATCGCCGCCCGGCGGAAACTTATGAGAAGAGTCGACATTATTCCTCCTTCCATGGCCCTGGCACAGGCGGCAACGGAGTCGGCCTACGGCACTTCCCGATTCGCCCTTCAGGGGAACAACCTTTTTGGCGAATGGACTTTTGCCCCGGGAACGGGCCTCGTCCCGAGGGAAAGGCCGGCCGATGAAACCTATGAAGTCCGCCGATTCGAAACGCTGTACGATTCGGTACAATCCTACATGAGAAACCTCAACACCCACCGTGCATACCATGGGTTCAGAGTACACAGAGCCCACCTGCGGGCCGCCGGCCTGCCGCTCCGAGGGACGGCTCTGGCCCGGGGTCTGGAAAATTATTCGAGCCGGAAAGAAGCTTACGTCGAGGATATCAGGGCGATCATCCGCCTCAACCATCTACCCATTCTGTCTTCCGCAACCCTGCGCAAGAACATCTCCTCTGTCCATTCCCCATCCGGGTCCGGATCCGGGCTGCTGGCGTCCATGGTGCGCAGCTCACGAGTCCGGCCGGTCCGTGAAAACCCATAA